tactcaacacattttatgcactggAGTGCTATCTATCTGTACCTTATGCTTGTATTACTAGATTCATTCACTGAtgctttgattgggtggacaacatgtcaatcCATGCTGCAAGAGCTCCGATTCCTCCGGACGTCATCATAATTACTGggtaagtctatggaaggaggTGAGAACCATTAACCTCCTAAgtgttgtattgaagtcaatgtacccagaagaGGACAGAAAAttgctgtcctccggctacactatGGTGCTACGCCAGAGAGTCCTGTTGAGGATACTGTAGGatactgtagaccacccttgcaaaacagtgtgttctaatctgttatttggtgacgtgaatatatttagtatattttTTTGCAGGGTAGGACCTGTTTCATCTTTGCAATCGGGGTTCTCACAGGGTTTTAATGTTACTGAAGTGAAAGTGAAATAATAACGCAACTTATTACATACCTGACTGTTGGAGAGGGCCTGCTGATGATACGGTGAGAACCTGTTCTTGGCAGGGTCTTCTGAGGTGGGGCTGAGGGGTTTGGGGTCTGACATGGAGCGCTGCACACTCTTGATGGGCCTGGGGAGGCTCTGATGACGCTGAGGGGACTCGGCAGTGAAGGCTTTCTGCTGGGGTGTGACGTGCGCCTTGTTGAGTTTCTCCTGGGAGGTGAAGGTGGTCTCCAGCATCCGATGGGGTGACAGTGGGGACACAGGGGAGTACAGCACCTGAGGAGACTTGGGAGGCTGGCGAGATGGGGACTCGTTCTGCTGCTGGCCTTGGTAGCCGATATCCAGAGGATCGGGTTTCCTTCTTTCAAACTTGGCCACCCCTTGGGGAGGAGATGGGGTGGAGCCTACCATCTGCATGGTGGTGGAGTATGGGCTGATGGTGGTGGGGACACTGAGCTGAGGGGCCACCACCCCCTGAGACTGGACCTCTGGTTCGGTCTGACAGGCCAAGCTCTCACCCTTATGGGTTCTCTCAGGAGCAGAGATGTAGTGTAGTAGCTCCACCTTGTTTGTCTCAGCCGCAGTGATGTGGATTGCAGGTGAGACCCTGCCCAACTGGTCTGTCTCAGTCTGGCATGATGAGTCGTTGGTGGTCTGAATGGCTATGCTAGAGGAGGACACTTTGGAGATTCCGTCGGATTTGACCTCCGCGCTAGAGTCTGAGTGCTTGGAGAAGCGTGACCTCCTGCGCCTAACCGGTTGCTCCCACTCTGCTTGATCCTCGTCGTCTGTCTGGACGCTGCAGTCGGCGATGCGCCTGGTTCTCCTGCCCCTACGGTTCATATACCTGTCCTCACCATCTTCATCATCCGTCTGCACACAGCTATCTGCAATCCTCCTCACTGGCTCCTCCTCTGCTTCGTCCCTAAGACGAGGCATGGAGTTCCGCTTCTTCATGACCCTGGACTCTGCCTGATCCTCACTATTTCTGAAGGACATCTCAGAGGCAGAGCTAGGTATAGGCCTTGGGGTCACCACTGTTTGGACCACCTGCCCTTCCATGTGGGGTTGCCAGAACTGCACACTTTGGCCCTCCTGTTGAATCACCCTACCACTCTGGTCACAGATGATGAAACCTTGTGGGGTTCCTCCTCCAACTACTAACCCTTGAGCAGTAGTGGCTGTAGCAGCTGCTGCTGCCGATGCAGCAGCTGCCTCGGCTGCTGCGGCTGCAGCTGCTGCCTCCACCACTGCAGTCTTCTGCCTCTTCTGCTCCTCCAACTGCTGCTGGAGCTGTTGCTGCAGCGACTGGATCTGGTCCAGTTGCATCCTCTGCTGGGCTAGCTGTTCCCTCTGCATGACCAGCTGGGTCTCCCTTTCCGATTGCTGCTGATGCAGGACTTGCTGTTTGATGGTCTGCAGCTCCTGAATCTCGCGCTGCACCAACATCTGTTCTTTCTCCCTGTGCCTCTGGAGCTCCATGCGGTCTCTCTCCAGTTCCTCATGCAGGCGCATTTGCCGAAGTTTCTCCAGCTCCACACGCTCTCGCTCCATCTGCAGCATCTGCTCTTGCTGCTGTCTCAAACGCTCTTCTACCTTTTCTAGCTCTGGGTCTACGGAAGTAGCAATGGTGGTGCTGGCTGCTGCAGCCTGGAGTGTGGTCTGGGGCTGCAGCTGAGTCTGGTGCTGCACTAGAGCCTCGGGCTGAGGCTGAGTTATTAGCTGGGACTGGGTTTGAGTCAGGGATAAAGCTTCAGTTTGAGTTGGTATTTGTTGTTGCATTTGAGTTTGAATTTGTTGCTGTATTTGTTGCTGTATTTGGGACTGCATTTGTTGCTGTATTTGGGCTTGCATTTGAGTTTGTGTAAGGGGGTGTGTCGTAACTTTCTGCACTTGGATATGAGTTTGGGGGGTCTGTTGGTTTGCAGACTGAATTGCCATTCCAGTAGTTTGTACAATCTGTCCACCCATATGAGAAACCGGGTGGGCCGGTGGTAAAGTTGCAGCTGTGTGCACAGTGACGGTTTCCATAGGCTTCCCAAGGTAGACAGGAGCTTCCTGGGTGGAGGTGCTTGTGTCAGGTACATTTCCAGGAACACCCGCTGTTGTAGGAAACTGGTTGGGAGAAGCGTAACCGTAAGGTCCCTGTGTAGACAGAGGCATCCTTGGGGTCACATGAGGCAACCTAGTGAGGCTAGCCAGTGGTACAGCAGTCACGCCTGCAGGGTAAGGTCGGTATATTCCTCGTGGCATGGGTCGCAGAACAGAGGAAGGTTGGGTGGTTATTGGCAAGGTAGAGGCTATTGGGCTGTTGATGGTGGAGTATGTCATGCCATCAGCTCCTCTCATTGCGGATGGATATAAGGCCCGTATGCTTGCTTGTCTGGCATTGATCAGATTGGTTAGGGCTTGGCCGTGTGCAGTGGGCCTGCCGTCAGGGGCATAGAGTAGGTTGGCTCGGATTGATGCTAAACTTTGCTGTAGGTTGAGCCTGGCTGCAGGGCCTGCTCCTCTTCCAGCACCATACTGCATCATGTCAGGGTTGCTGTACCGTTGACCAAACTGATCCATAGAGTTCAGAGCTGCACACATTCGGCTGATCTCCCTGGCAGTGGTGGCACTATACTGTGCCAGGTTGGCGTCCGGTAAACCTGCCTGACCATAGCCGTAGTCTTGGTTGATGTTGGACATGGAGCCGTATCTTCGCAGGGGTAAGGGAGGACCTGTAACATCTCCTTCATGACGTAAGTCTGTGTAGGATCCATACTGCGCACCCATGCCAAGATATCCTCCTTCGTAGGTTTGATTCATGGTGCTCAGATCCACAGCCAAGTCCCCAGGGTCAGTCCTCTGATAGTACTGAAGCCCTGCATTAGACAGGTTGGTGTCAGACATTGAAGGTTGAAGTCTCCCTCCAGGGGGTATAGGGTATGGAGGGACTCCCTGCATTGGTTTAAGCTCCTCTGGTGCTCCTTGCATGCTTGATGTCTGGTAGCCATTATttccaggttgttgttgttgttgatgatgatgatgttgctGTTGTtgacgttgttgttgttgttgttgtttctgctgctgctgttgctgctgctgctgctgttgttgttgttgctgctgttgttgttgttgttgctgttgttgctgctgctgctgctgctgctgttgctgctgctgttgctgctgctgttgctgctgctgctgctgctgatgctgctgctgttgctgatgctgctgctgctggcttaCACTGTAATGTGGGGCAGGGGGTGGAAGGGTGACTTGGGAAGGTTCAGTGGTAAGATTTTTCTGAGTTAAGTTCCCTGCACAACTACCAGCGAAGGGTAACTTGTAAACAACATCACAACAAGCCACTTGGTTCTCTGGTTTCTGCATCTGTCCACCAGTGAGATCCAGgacctggggaggaggaggaggctctTTGACCAGCTGGGTCACTGTGGCCACCTGAGATGTATTGCGGTCTTCCAGTTGGACCATCATGACATGGGGCTTTCCCGTAGACAGGTTCATGACCGTGGGCTTGTTCTTCAACTCCAAAGCAAGCCCACCCTGACAATAGTCATGCAGAGTGTTAGAGGAAGGTGGAGCCACAGACACTGGCTGAGGAGGTAAGGGAGATACTCTAGGAATTGCACTGACACTGACCACAGGCTGAGCAATGCCAATGCTTGTCTGGCTCACCACCAGGTCTTTCTTCAGCAACAGCGGCTGGACCTGGTTTGCTAGGTTATAGCGAGCGAAAGAGGACTGCTGGTGCTGCTGGAGCTGCTGCTCGAGGAGCTGTTGTTGCTGTAGGAGCTTCTGCTGCTGCATCTGGAGTTGCTGCTGTTGGATGCCCAAATCCTCCAGACATGCGTCAATCTTAGGAATGGACGGGTCAGTGATGGGTGTCTTAGTTTGTGTAAGACACATTGCTGATCCCACGCCTTGCCCCAGATCCATACGGTTCTGAAGGGGATCTCCGTAAACCACAGGATGCCCCTTCGGCTGAGATATAAACATGGAGGCTGCCACGGTGACTGTTGTTGGAGTGGACGCAGACACATGCGGCTGCTCTTGTGCATTCAGGTTCATGGCTGCATTCAGGTCCTGCACCGCTGTGTGACGGCTGGGTGGTTGTTCAGCATCGAGAGAATACCTCCTTGTATCAGTTGCCAGAGACGTTAGATCCATGCCCTGGTCAGTCATGATGATTGGGGCAGGCTTCATTGGTGCTCTCAGGTCCACCACAGATGCAGGTCCAGTCGGATGCATTTGAATTTGGCCCTGCTCCACGACCCTAGAGGTACCTGGAACGTTGGAGATTCTACATAGGGAGATATTTTCCATTGACATTGACCCACGACTGTATGTGGTAGCTGTGGTTGTCATTGTCATGCTCATACCAACATTAACCCTCTCTGCAGTTTGGGTCCTCTGTAAACCGGGTTGAGGGGTTTGGTGCAGTGGGTGCATTTGTGTGGATGTTGGGGAGCTTGTTGAAGGAGTATGTTGCTGATACATGGGCTGACGTATACCCTGTGTTGGCGAGGACAGGGGCGAAGTGGAAGAGTTTACAGTTAAAGGCTTTGCAGAACTGGTGGTGGTCTCAGAGCCCAGAGTTATCACCATTACTGGTGAGTCGGAGGAGGACTGTTGTCTTGCAAGGCGTGGCGACGCTGATCTTTGTGGCGTCTGGGCTCCATGTTGTTGTGGCGGTATTGGGGAGGTTGGGCCACCAGCGCCAGGTTGAGAATGTCGTGGGGACCCCCCAGGCCCAGTGGTTTGTGGGGACACCCCAGGTCCTGTGGGTCGTGGGGACACCCCAGGCCCTGTGGGTCGTGGGGACACCCCAGGCCCTGAGGGTCGTGGGGACACCCCAGGCCCTGTGGGTCGTGGGGACGGGGAATGAATGGGGCTctgtgagggagagggagcaggggaAACAGGAGGACTGGGGCCTTTAAaataggagaagagggaggatgcGATGGAGGGCACTCCAGGGTCAGGAAGAGGCACCCCCTGTGCTGGTCCATGAGTACCTGGTCTTCCAGCTGCCGGGGGGATAACACCCCCTATTTTGGCAGTCTGCGTCCTCATCCTGTCTTGGGTTTCTTTCGATAGATGCTGTGTCACACTGATTCCTTGGGGGATCCCTCGTCCAGACCCACGTGGGTCGTTTGAGGAGAAGGAAACAGGTGCAGAGATCTGTGTGGGGCTGGAGCCAGGTGTTAGGGAAGCTCCAGTGTCTAGATGTTGTTTATTGCCAGGCTGAGGTGCCCCAGCCGGTTGCCTTTGTGGACTTCCTTGTTGTTGACCTGGCCTTCCTGGCTgtccctgctgctgctgctgcagcatCTCTGCTTTCCTCATCATTTCTTCATAAACCTCCTCTGCACTTTTCAGTGTCTTGTCAGACGGTGAAGTGGCAGTAGGTTTTTCAGTAGGGGAGTAGAGAGACATGAACGTGGGTAGGTTGTGGTGGCTTCCTGACTTGTAGAGCTTGGAGCCCATCATTTCAAAGCCCTCTGCCTCTGAATCCATGGAAGGGGAGTACTCTGAGCAGGAGGATCTGTGGAGCTCCTCCATCTCTGCTGCCTGTCTCAGCTCCTCTGTTGGGGATGCATCCTCGATGGGAGAGAGGTTGCTGGGTGgagtcttggatctctctctacgtctctggGCCCTCAgctcctctttgtctctcttagTTTTCCTGGCTGTGCTGCGGATCCTCTGCAGGTCCAGATCTCTCatcttctcctgttctctcaaaagctcctcttcctccctcagctCGTCTTCCTCGGATGAGTCCTCAATGGTGGGCAGGAGTGGGCCATGGGAGCGGTGGCGAGCCTTCCTCTGCTGCTTGGCTTCTTCCAGTCTCTGCCTGCGGCTGGGGCTGCTGTCACTGTCATCCTCCATGGAGGACACAGAGGTAGGGGACGTGCCGGAGGTGTAGCTGGGAGTGGTGGCAGGTAGGGTGGAGGAATACTCCCCCCTCGACCGCTCCTCTGGTGATCCAGTCAGGCTCTCCATCTCCAGCTCTGGCTCTCTGAGGTCATGCTCTGAGTTGTTCAGCTCGATGGTCTTAAACCGCCGCAGGCCTCCTTGGGAAGCCATCATACCTTCGTCTTCTTCACCATCAGCGCCCTTGGTGTCCTCTTCAAAACTACTGGAATGGTGGGTGAGGCTGCGTCGTTTCTCCTTCCCCAAAtcctttttgttttttgttttctgGTAGCTGTacccttcttcctcctccatctcatcCTCGTCAGCACTCATTTCCATGATCTGCCTCCTCATGAACTCCTCATCTGTCATTTCTTTATGGGACTTCTTCTGCCTGGGCGGTAAAGGGGACAGACcactctcgctgctgtcctcCACATAGTCGTGTCGCAGCTTTGAGCTGAGATCGTCCGACACTTCCCCATCCGAGTTGTACTCCTCGTCCTGGCCAATGGACAGAGAGTGAGGCCTCCCCCGGCCCTGGTCTGCAGCCTCCTTGGACTTTGATTCTAGCAGCGGCCGCATGGAGCTCTCCAGCTTGGTTATCTCAGAGGGGCTAGAGGGGCCTCGTTCACTCAGCTTCAACCCCGGATCCTCCTGGATCTGGCCTGTGATCTCGCCCATGGAGCCGGATATCCCATCTGACGAGTAGCCCGTGTCACTGAGGCTCTGTGTGCTGGACTTGTTGGAATactgaaggaaagagagaaaaaaagagagaggtcagagggcgGTATTAGCATCAGTCCTTTTTCCCCTTGACTTAATTTGTTTCTATAGCAAAAAGTCTATTACAGGCATCAGCGCACCCTTTCTTTCCTATCGTTTCACCTAACTCAACGGTAGTGTCACTTTTATGAGCATTTGTTTCACAGATGATAGGGGTTGGAATTAAAGCAATGGAGCTTATACAGGATATATTACGATTCTGGCAAGACACAAGAGACTAATTACATTGAAAGGAATTCAATCATCAAAGCACATGCAACTATAACAGATAATGTGATACATACAGTGCCGTGAAAAATTACttgccccctttctgattttaattttttttgcatatttttgatactgaatgttatcagatcttcaaccaaacctcatattagataaagggaacctgagtgtcacactctgaccttagatatctctgtttttctatatattttagtTGGGTCAGggagtgactagggtgggtactctagtttttgtatgtctagggtttttgtatgtctaggggttttagTACGTCTAtattggcctgatatggttcccaatcagagacagctgtttgtcgttgtctctgattggggatcatcaTCCGCAAATCATCCGCAAACCATCACacgaccaccaccatgcttgaccgttggtatgaggttcttactgtgggatgcagtgtttggttttcgccaggcataacgggacccatgtcgtccaaaaagttatacttaaactcatctgtccatagaacattctcaCAAGAGTCTTGATCATCCAGGTActtccaggtgctttttggcaaacctGAGCCAACTTTTTGGGCCAGATGGGTACCATTATGTCTGACGAAAACCAAACACATACCTTtcttaataaaataaataaaataagtatattattttgtgttatttgtaacctcaggttccctttatctaatattaagttttggttgaagatcaaatgacattcagtatcaaaaatatgcaaaaatagagaaaaatcTGAAAGTGGGCAAATACCTTTTCACGACACTGTATAAATATGACTAAATAAAAAGCTTGAGATAAAAAagtgacaaaaaaaatgacaaaaaacaaaacacacaaagaaaaaaacatgataTTTTTGTTACATGCTTGTACAATATATTTTCCCAATGCAATCACTGCAATACAGTTGAAGAATGACGGAAATAAATGAACAAGTTGATCAAAATATAAtgaagtaaaaaaacaaaacaaataataataaataaattaaaacaggGCATTGCATGTTAATAACACTGATTAATCACGATCGCAATGCCAGAGAAAGACTGCCAGAGAAAGATGACCATATTAAAGATAACACAGGCTTAACATTATGGTTGGTGAAATAAAAAGAGAGGTAAAAGATACCAAACCTGGTGCATGGTAAACAGCTGATGCTTGGGGATAGAGATGACGAGGGGAAGGGGGATAAGAATGATATGTTGTAATGATGGTGATAGCAGTGGTggtcatttacattttagtcatttagctgacattcttatccagagccacttacaggggcaattagggttaagtgccaaTGGCACACCGACCGATTTTTGTTCACCTAGTGGGCTAAGGGATTCGAACCAGCTACCTTTTGGttcctggcccaacactctaactgcTAGACTACATGCAGCCTCCTATTTGATATAATGTAATGATCATAGTGATGATGAtggcagtgatgatgatgatgattgataGTAATGCTGAGTGATTGACCGGTTATTAAAAAACGAATTGAccaatgtaatatacacaactggaatattttattatttcatagcAATTTCATATTTTtctattgatgtgtatatattttCAATGTTTTCAATGTTTTAGCAATTGAATGTTCACTATTTTTGGCTTTGAAATATCCATTAAAAAGCTCTAAAATCATTTTAATGTCACttaatcattttttttaaattaaaaaacgaAAAACGAAAAATGCTCTATAATCAAACCGAATCCAAACCGACCTCAGAAAGCACTCATCGCTCAGCACAAGAttatagacagagaaagagttgATTCAATATGTGGAAACATTtcatgatgaagatgatgacaaTGACGAAGAGGATGAcgttgatgatgaagatgatgacgaCGACGACAACTGTCAAGAATGACTGAAATGAAGGTAAATACAATTCTGGTGGTAAATCAAGAACAATAACAGTGGTAAAGACGTTGAAGTTGCAGGTCGCTCACGTCATGGTGCTTTGACTTCTGCGAGTCTCCAGCAGGTTTTTTCCTTTCATCTTTTGATGTGGTGATGGTCTCAGGTGCTCCCTTCTTGGGCGAGGCTTTGACTTCTGCTTCCTTTTGAGTTTTGGTGGTGACTTTAGTTTTCTCCTGGCCCTGCTGCTGCTTACCAGACTGCTTGTTGGGTACACTCTGGTTGGGTTTAGGTTGGGTAGGTGCACCCTTAGCAGGAGAGGGTGCACCCTTGCTAGGGGTGGATGCAGCTTTAGTATGGGAGGGTGCGCCCTTGGCTGGGGAGGGCTGGGCAGGACCCTTACTCTGGGTGGTGGGTCCTGTCTGTTTGGCAGGGGAGGGTGCGCTCTTGGCTGGGGAGGGCTGGGCAGGACCCTTACTCTGGGTGGTGGGTCCTGTCTGTTTGGCAGGGTAGGATGCGCCCTTGGCAGGGGAGGGCTGGGCAGGACCCTTACTCTGGGTGGTGGGTCCTGTCTGTTTGGCTGGGGAGGGTTCACCCTTAGCAGGTGAAGGCTGGGCTGTTTTAGCAGGGGAGGGTTGTGCCTTGGCAGGGGACGGTTGAGCAGGCCCCTTGCTTTGGGCGGTGGGCCCTGCCTGTTTggcaggggagaaaggagggccACTTACTTGGGCACCCGGTGGTTTCTGTTGCTGTTGAGGACCAGTGGGCCGTAGCCCTGCCTGCTGATTGGGCCCTCTCTGCTGAGGCTGTGGTTGATTGGCTGGAGCCGGGTGCCGTGGGGATCC
This sequence is a window from Oncorhynchus kisutch isolate 150728-3 linkage group LG1, Okis_V2, whole genome shotgun sequence. Protein-coding genes within it:
- the LOC109868681 gene encoding protein bassoon isoform X1, with product MGNEGSIEGEGQPGQPGSAVPSPGAPTSISAPAGSGQLIKPSNGAPTGGTGAGPGPGINSISGRLPQTDPGSGPKAGVQTGPGTGDRLASQREQQGQSHVARKNLQVDVGSSRTGRSPSVSPAVTPTSPYSVPQIAPMPSSKLCPVCKTADLTGTTEDNQPNCSTCTQCRSTVCNQCGFNPNPHLTEVQEWLCLNCQMQRALGMDMETPRSKSQQQIHSPSHQAKPEPISEPQPQPQVQPQPQVQPQPQPQAPPKAQPLTQHQAPTQAQPPPGPNRQTGPGPGQTPQQQRSPGPAPAQGQGQGGARLPPGAVPLPGMAKAPSQPDLRGSPAHQPLPLRQDHTRSAGSSPSRQPPPPAAAPEQTFGKLFGGFGGFGASLLNQASTLISDNPVSAPPQPQQPPKPAPKPAGPQGPAAGAGKPLGTHPGQQGPHAPQQGPHAPQQGPHAPQQGPHAPQQGPQQQAKGACCPLCKTSLNVGVTGEPANYSTCTQCHAQVCNLCGFNPAPHLENKEWLCLNCQTQRALSGALGDTPLPAPQPMGSPRHPAPANQPQPQQRGPNQQAGLRPTGPQQQQKPPGAQVSGPPFSPAKQAGPTAQSKGPAQPSPAKAQPSPAKTAQPSPAKGEPSPAKQTGPTTQSKGPAQPSPAKGASYPAKQTGPTTQSKGPAQPSPAKSAPSPAKQTGPTTQSKGPAQPSPAKGAPSHTKAASTPSKGAPSPAKGAPTQPKPNQSVPNKQSGKQQQGQEKTKVTTKTQKEAEVKASPKKGAPETITTSKDERKKPAGDSQKSKHHDYSNKSSTQSLSDTGYSSDGISGSMGEITGQIQEDPGLKLSERGPSSPSEITKLESSMRPLLESKSKEAADQGRGRPHSLSIGQDEEYNSDGEVSDDLSSKLRHDYVEDSSESGLSPLPPRQKKSHKEMTDEEFMRRQIMEMSADEDEMEEEEGYSYQKTKNKKDLGKEKRRSLTHHSSSFEEDTKGADGEEDEGMMASQGGLRRFKTIELNNSEHDLREPELEMESLTGSPEERSRGEYSSTLPATTPSYTSGTSPTSVSSMEDDSDSSPSRRQRLEEAKQQRKARHRSHGPLLPTIEDSSEEDELREEEELLREQEKMRDLDLQRIRSTARKTKRDKEELRAQRRRERSKTPPSNLSPIEDASPTEELRQAAEMEELHRSSCSEYSPSMDSEAEGFEMMGSKLYKSGSHHNLPTFMSLYSPTEKPTATSPSDKTLKSAEEVYEEMMRKAEMLQQQQQGQPGRPGQQQGSPQRQPAGAPQPGNKQHLDTGASLTPGSSPTQISAPVSFSSNDPRGSGRGIPQGISVTQHLSKETQDRMRTQTAKIGGVIPPAAGRPGTHGPAQGVPLPDPGVPSIASSLFSYFKGPSPPVSPAPSPSQSPIHSPSPRPTGPGVSPRPSGPGVSPRPTGPGVSPRPTGPGVSPQTTGPGGSPRHSQPGAGGPTSPIPPQQHGAQTPQRSASPRLARQQSSSDSPVMVITLGSETTTSSAKPLTVNSSTSPLSSPTQGIRQPMYQQHTPSTSSPTSTQMHPLHQTPQPGLQRTQTAERVNVGMSMTMTTTATTYSRGSMSMENISLCRISNVPGTSRVVEQGQIQMHPTGPASVVDLRAPMKPAPIIMTDQGMDLTSLATDTRRYSLDAEQPPSRHTAVQDLNAAMNLNAQEQPHVSASTPTTVTVAASMFISQPKGHPVVYGDPLQNRMDLGQGVGSAMCLTQTKTPITDPSIPKIDACLEDLGIQQQQLQMQQQKLLQQQQLLEQQLQQHQQSSFARYNLANQVQPLLLKKDLVVSQTSIGIAQPVVSVSAIPRVSPLPPQPVSVAPPSSNTLHDYCQGGLALELKNKPTVMNLSTGKPHVMMVQLEDRNTSQVATVTQLVKEPPPPPQVLDLTGGQMQKPENQVACCDVVYKLPFAGSCAGNLTQKNLTTEPSQVTLPPPAPHYSVSQQQQHQQQQQHQQQQQQQQQQQQQQQQQQQQQQQQQQQQQQQQQQQQQQQQQQQQQQKQQQQQQRQQQQHHHHQQQQQPGNNGYQTSSMQGAPEELKPMQGVPPYPIPPGGRLQPSMSDTNLSNAGLQYYQRTDPGDLAVDLSTMNQTYEGGYLGMGAQYGSYTDLRHEGDVTGPPLPLRRYGSMSNINQDYGYGQAGLPDANLAQYSATTAREISRMCAALNSMDQFGQRYSNPDMMQYGAGRGAGPAARLNLQQSLASIRANLLYAPDGRPTAHGQALTNLINARQASIRALYPSAMRGADGMTYSTINSPIASTLPITTQPSSVLRPMPRGIYRPYPAGVTAVPLASLTRLPHVTPRMPLSTQGPYGYASPNQFPTTAGVPGNVPDTSTSTQEAPVYLGKPMETVTVHTAATLPPAHPVSHMGGQIVQTTGMAIQSANQQTPQTHIQVQKVTTHPLTQTQMQAQIQQQMQSQIQQQIQQQIQTQMQQQIPTQTEALSLTQTQSQLITQPQPEALVQHQTQLQPQTTLQAAAASTTIATSVDPELEKVEERLRQQQEQMLQMERERVELEKLRQMRLHEELERDRMELQRHREKEQMLVQREIQELQTIKQQVLHQQQSERETQLVMQREQLAQQRMQLDQIQSLQQQLQQQLEEQKRQKTAVVEAAAAAAAAEAAAASAAAAATATTAQGLVVGGGTPQGFIICDQSGRVIQQEGQSVQFWQPHMEGQVVQTVVTPRPIPSSASEMSFRNSEDQAESRVMKKRNSMPRLRDEAEEEPVRRIADSCVQTDDEDGEDRYMNRRGRRTRRIADCSVQTDDEDQAEWEQPVRRRRSRFSKHSDSSAEVKSDGISKVSSSSIAIQTTNDSSCQTETDQLGRVSPAIHITAAETNKVELLHYISAPERTHKGESLACQTEPEVQSQGVVAPQLSVPTTISPYSTTMQMVGSTPSPPQGVAKFERRKPDPLDIGYQGQQQNESPSRQPPKSPQVLYSPVSPLSPHRMLETTFTSQEKLNKAHVTPQQKAFTAESPQRHQSLPRPIKSVQRSMSDPKPLSPTSEDPAKNRFSPYHQQALSNSQLQMATLQQQQNSLMRKVKRTLPSPPPEESPLPIVTPAMSHMYSSPPGMQPQRVLPRPAQGVTKAGLLSELKAVEQESTKLRKQQQELEEEEKEIDAKLRYLELGIHQRKETLVKERERRELAYMRCMGDARDYMSDTELNNLRMVAATGTFDGNGLLTRPSTAPLSQFTNDLGPASQYPPTSSYMAYQYAQSQPTPTQQPTAAYQQIGFQPPQYPTAGQPQPGTFQPHPPQGPGYQTQPGYPAHGGYGQPSYHTDLSMQQHSHQGFQPPNPSIPGQHLPYPGQSPYPGQGMSYQPQAEILTVHQRPRQTSLADLEQKLPTNYEVISNPAVSVATSAPDTCFGSVYASNTMPNAYGQYRPPEPVLTHGVDSPTSAYAADGLYTSNLEQNIPRNYVMIDDISELTKENTGPAVDALGHPIGGRYGENGPVRQTGYGNEPVDPYMPAGTTGYHQQGAVDPRTSTTGGSSYYYDDYNKHPSTTRPGGPGPQKHPSKNLAPAVVSSGKRSKHRKQGMEQKISKFSPIEEARDVESDLASYTMTTSTGGSCTVVSRSGVKKSGYDQQKYYGGQPGSREALEEEDRMYGSGRSRSTGYGMDKISSRDSSGYRSKSYERDALERSQRGNRGGRNSEEESPLSPVGKPVGIGRGGTGVPGDPHDVRNQYGSSHSLPDVQDHHMKDLPRSHVYKPDDSYLVDDMHAAVSDSEAYHLGQEETDWFEKPREARANRSRHHGSAGHISTGRQQTSANVKHTYHDYDEPPEEQDLWPQDEYNNQPRHPSSTSSSRDHRGYHGSSGGSSGRHSSSRHSGEEPRSSSRSSRAHPKDPSARSEGRGSSSTQKRGGSEPRSSREGYRDRDSGDYSSRDPASGHHREGTGGRGQRPPGSSSRRQEGVPSAGAKQGQGQQPQGGPGGPQQQGQRSSGQSQSGRQPGSQGPDGGQPAQQPGQQQQRTQQQQQQPLQQSQLPQTTAGGPQANPGTAGPGPMAGPGTGPGTGPGTGPGAGPGAAQHQDKPVQTPAQGRQPVGPATGQSPTTVVTSATPAAAIGGVKPAAAIGGAAAAQPPKTVTPPLTGIGSKAAPPGGIGSRPGGIGGIGSAAAGQPPADGGNVLTNILGGAGGAAEQAGKLGDAISGLGKKFTSFW